Below is a genomic region from Altererythrobacter sp. Root672.
GGCTTTGCAAAGACCAAGCCTGCCAGCAGCGCCACTGCCATGGACACGATCCTGGCGCTGTTCGACGAGAACGGCAGCCCGCCGAGTGGCCTGACCGATTTCGACCAGGCCTATCTGCGCAGCCTCTACGACGGCATCCCCAATCTCAAGGGCATGACCAAGATCAACGGCGTCGACCGGGAACTGCGCAACCTCCGTGAAGAGCAGGCCGAGGGCGGGAAGTAGTCAGCCCGCCGGCCGGGTGGGGATGACCGTACCGGGGTCCGAGTTTACCCGTCCCTGCTGCAGTCCTGACAACTTCCGGACGATCGCCGAGAGCAGCAGGCTGCTGCCCAGCGTAAGGCAGTCCGAGAGGATCGTCAGCGTTTCGGTCAGCTCGCCCATCTCGGGATAGCGTTCGGTGTCGGCCAGGCGGAATGCCGCAATGCCCGCGATATTGCTCGCCAGCCAGAAGGCCCACCATAGCCCCAACACCGCCGGTACGCGGACGATCTCCCAATCGCGCGGCTCGACGGTGGCCTTCCAGGTGTCGCGCATCGACTGGAGCGGCATGATCAGGTTGGCGATGGGAATGAAGTAGGACCCGACCGCCAGCCATGGGCCAAACCGCAGCCCTTCGGCGCGAAAGGCGTGCGCGTTGGCGGTGGCAATGTAAGTCCAGCGCAGAAACAGGGCGGCGGTCACAGCGAAGGCGACCAGTTGTAGCATCGAGATCAGGCCATAAGGCGCACTGCCCTCGATAAAACCGCTCCCGAACCTCCGCGCGACGATCACGGCGGCCCCTGCCAATCCCGCTTGAACAAGCAGCGATAGGCGAACCCAGCCACCAAGGGCGGCAATAGCGCGGGCCGTCGCGAGAGCGCTCATGCGCCGGTTGCGGCCGCTTTCGAGGACTGGCCGGTATCGGCCTCGAACTGCTGGCGGGCTTCCTTTTCGCCTTTGCCCATGAAGATCCACCCGACGACTGCGAGGATCATCAGGCCCAGGCCAAGCAGCGGGATTTCGCCGTCCACCGTCACCTTGAAGACGATCCACGCCAGGTTGATCAGGCCGAGGACCAGGAACAGCTTCTGGTTGTTCGTGGGGAAGGCATAGAGCGAGCGCCCGTCGGCCATGCGCACGCCGTGGAAGCCGCGGATGTCGAAGGCGTTGAAGAAGTAGAACCGGCCACGCGCGCCGGGCTTGAGTTCATCGGAGACCGGCTGCTTGACCACGGCCTTGGTCACGGTCCGATTGGAGCCGTCATCGAGTTTGAAGCGGATCGACTTGTAAACGGTGATCCCGCCGCGCTGGCGGCCGGTGACGACTTCTTCGACAGTGCCGTCGATTATCGAGGTGGACATGACCTGTTGCCCCCGCGCAGACTTGCGATCGTACCGGCGTAGGGGAACTTCGGACCGAGAGGGAGTCAGGGTTCTCCCCGAGCAACCCAGATCCTCCCCGAGCTTGTGTCAGGAAAGGTGGTTCGACAAGCTCACCACGAACGGACCGTTTGACATCTCACAAACTTCCGTTCGTCCTGAGCTTGTCGAAGGACCCATCGTCTCACGGAGCGGGTTTGGCCGGTCGCCACGCCGGCGGCAGGAAGCTCGGCGGTAGTTCGATGCTCACGCTGTCTCCCAGTTCGCGAGAACTGTGCCCGACGCTGATGGTGTAGGCGCCCGCTCCGTGCGTCCAACCCGGACGGCCGGTGAACCAGGTGGCGAGCACGCGCGGATCGATGTGGATGTCGAGCTGCTTGGTCTCGCCCGGGGCAAGCTCAACACGCTCGAAGCCCCCAAGCCTGCGCGGCGCTTCCCAGCCCATGCCGGAGACATAGACTTGCACCACTTCGGCGCCCGCGCGCTTTCCGGTGTTCGTCACTTCGACCATCGCGACCAGCCCTTCGCCCTCAGGCATGACGACCAGGTGGTCGATCTCGAACGTGGTGTAGGACAGCCCGTGGCCGAACGGGAACAGCGGTTCGTGGCCGTGCTTGTCGAACCACTTGTAGCCCACGGCGGCGCCCTCGTCGTAGACGATGTCACCTTTGCGTGGGTCGCCGGGATGCGGGAGCTGGTCGAGGCTGCGCGGGAAGGTCGCCGGCAAGTGGCCGGAGGGATTGACGGCGCCGGTCAGGATCCGGGCGATAGCCGCGCCGCCTGCGCGTCCGGGATACCAGGCCTCGACAATGGCCGGCACCTTGTCCGCCCAGGGCATCAGCACCGGCCCGCCGGTCTGGAGCACGACGACCGTGTTGGGGTTGGCAGCGGCAACGGCGCCGATCAGCGCGTCCTGTCCGTCACCGAGCGCGAGCGGCACGTCGATGCTCTCGCTCGCCCACTGAGTGCCGAATACGAGCACGACGTCCGCCTGGGCTGCGAGCCGTGCGGCTGCTGCCGGATCGGCCGTTCCCTCGGCATAGTCGATCTGCGCATCGGGCAGCAGCTTGCGCAGTTCCTCCAGCGGTGATGACGGATAGAACACGACAGGGCCCGGCCAGCTCGTCGGCTTGATCCCCGGCACGGCGTTGGTGCCGTCGGGATAGACTTGGCTCGACCCGCCGCCCGAGAGCACGCCCTTGTCCGCATGGCCGCCGATCACCGCGATCCGCCGGGCGGTGGCCGCCAGCGGGAGCACCTCGCGCTCGTTCTTCAGCAGCACCATGCCGGCTTCCGCCCCGCGCTGGCTGACCGCGCGGTTGGCGGTAAAGTCAATCGGCTGGCCTTCGCTCACCGGATTGTCGATCAGCCCGTGAGCGTAGATCGGGTGGAGTATCCTCGTGACCATCAGGTCGATCTGCGCCTGCGAGATTTCGCCCGCGGCGACGGCCTTGCCAAGCTTGTCGGCGCTGAACCAGTCGGCGCGTTGCAGGCCATAGCCCGACTCCTGATCGAGCCCGGCATTGGCCGCCGCGGCAGTGGAATGGGCAGCGCCCCAGTCCGACATGACATAGCCTGGAAAGCCCCACTCATCGCGCAAGACCTGGGTCAGCAGGAACGGCTGCTCGCAGGCGTAGAGCCCGCCGACGCGGTTGTAGGCGCACATGACCGAACCGGGATCGCCGCGCTCGATGGCGATCTGGAACGCCAGCAGGTCGGACATCCGCAGCGCGCCTTCTTCGACGATGGCGTTGCCGTTGTTGCGGTCGGTCTCCTGGTCGTTGACCGCGAAGTGCTTGACCGTCGAGATGATCTGGTTGGACTGGACGCCAGCGATCTGCGCGCCGGCCATGATCCCGGCGAGCAGCGGGTCCTCTCCGGTATATTCGAAGTTCCGCCCGTTGCGCGGCTCGCGCATCAGGTTGACGCTGCCGCCCAGCAGCACGTTGAACCCGTCGGCGCGCGCTTCCGATCCGATCATCTTGCCCGCCGCGAAGGCCAGCTCAGGATCCCAGCTCGCCGCCGTTGCCAGGCCTGAGGGCAGGGCCGTGCGGGGCCGTTTCTCCGCCGCTCCGCCCTGGGTCGCCACGCCGATCCCGGCGTCAGCCTGCCACTGCGGCGGAATGCCGAGGCGCGGAATGCCCGGCACATAGCCGGCCGAGCCGTTGCGCGCCGCCTTTGGGGCTTCGAACTTAGCGGGCGGAAAGTCGGTGCCGAAGTAGCCCTTGAGCAGGGTGAGCTTCTCGTCCTGCGTCATCTGCGCCAGCGTCGCAGCCGCGCGCTCTGCCGGCGTGCCCTTCGTCGCGGCGGCGAGCACGACTGGCGTGGCGGTCTGCTGCGCCATCAGCGCCTGGGCGCTGAGCCCCAGGCTTAGCGCTGCTGTCATCTTCCAGACATTTGCCCGGCTCATGGCGTCCTCCCCTGTTTTGGCCAATTGACCACAAGTGCGCCTCTCGCGCTACATCGGGCCGGTTGGTATGCGCTGAAAAGCAGGTTCATTTTGTCAAAAGGCTTGCCGCGATTCGGGCGCGGTATCGGGAGTATGCAATGATTTCGGACCGCCGTGTTTTCCTCCGGGCTACCGGCTCGGCCTTTGCAGCGCTGGCGGCCAGCGGCTGCCTGCGTTCCGGCTTTGCCGCCGCGGCTGATGGTCCGGGTGGCTATGGCCCGCTCTTGTCCGATCCCAACGGGCTGATCGACCTGCCTCAGGGCTTCAGCTACCGCATCCTCTCCAGCCTCGGCGACGCGATGAGCGACGGCGGCACTGTGCCCGACCATGCCGACGGTATGGGCTGCTTCGACCTTGGCGGTGGCAAGTGGGCGCTGGTGCGCAATCACGAGCTTATGCCCAACCACGATTCGGGCGGCGCGGTCGGACCGGCGTTTGATACGCTGGGAGACACCGGCGTGCCGCTTCCGGGCGGTACGACCACGCTGGTCCTCAATGCCGAGACGCTGGCTGTCGACCAGCAACATCGCTCGCTCTCGGGCACGATCCGCAACTGCGCGGGCGGCATCACCCCGTGGGGCAGCTGGATGACGTGCGAGGAGAACGTCAGCCGGGCGGACGGCAAGATCAACAAGGACCATGGCTTCGTGTTCGAAGTTCCGGCCAACGCCCCCGGCCCGATCGACCCGGTGCCGCTCAAGGCGATGGGCCGTTTCAATCACGAAGCCGCCTGCGTCGATCCGGCGACGGGCGTGGTCTACGAGACCGAGGACCGCGAGGATGGGCTGCTCTATCGCTTCATCCCCAACGTGAAGGGCAAGCTGGCCGAAGGCGGCAAGCTGCAGGCGCTGGCGATTGATGGCTTGCCCGACACTCGCAACTGGAGCGGGGTGACCTTCGAGCCGCAGGGCTGGCACGGCGTCCGCTGGATCGACCTCGACAATGTCGAAGCCCCCGACGACGACTTGCGCAAGCGCGGCGCGGCGGCTGGGGCGACGATCTTCGCTCGCGGCGAGGGCATCTGGATGGGCGAGGGCGAGCTCTACTTCTGCTGCACCAGCGGCGGCGCGGCCAAGCTCGGCCAGATCTTCCGCCTGCGGCCGCAAGCCAGCGGGCCCGACCGGTTGCAGTTGTTCTACGAGAGCACCTCGATCGAACAGTTCAACTTCGGCGACAACCTGACCGTGGCTCCGGGCGGGCACCTCGTGGTGTGCGAGGACCAGTACACCGAGCAGACCTCCAACCACTTGCGCTGGATCACGCCGGAGGGCGTGGCCTATCCGCTGGCGCTGTCGCGGATCGATACCGAGTGGGCCGGGGCGTGTTTCTCGCCTGACGGCAAGGTGCTGTTCGTAAACCTCTATCGCCCGGCGAAGACCGTCGCCATAACCGGACCATGGATCGCCTGATGCACTTTGCAGACCCCCGCGCCGAAGCCGTGTTCGCCCAGTACGACGCGCGCCACCGGCAAGAGCTGGACCTCTCGCGCGAGTTGCCGCGCGGTTCGTTCGGCGAACGCCGCGATGAATTCCTGCTGCCTGTGGGCGCCGATGCGGCGGAGTTTCTCCGCTCGCTCGCCGTGGGGCGAAAGCCCGCGCGGATCCTGGAGCTGGGGACGAGCTATGGCTACTCCACGCTGTTCCTGGCCGACGCCGCCCGCATCTGCGGCGCGCGTATGGTTTCGGTCGACGTCGATGCCGGGAAGCAGGCTTACGCCCGTGACATGCTGGAACAGGCCGGCCTCGCCGAGTTTGTGGAGTTCCGCTCTGGCGACGCGCTGGAGGTGATCGCCGCGGACGAGGGCGAGTGGGGCTTCGTCCTGCTCGACATCTGGAAGGACCTTTACCTCCCGTGCTTCGAAGCGGTCTATCCGCGGCTGGCCGAGGAAGGGATCATTGCGTCGGACAACATGATCTATCCCGAAGGCGCGCGCGAATCCGTGAGGGCGTTCCGCGAGGCGGTGAAGGCCAAGCCCGACCTGCAGACGCTGCTGCTGCCGATCGGCAGTGGGCTCGAACTCACCATCAAGTGGAGCGCGGGCAACCCGAAGCTGTGAGCGGTCGGTACGCGGTCCTGTTCGTCTGCCTCGGCAACATCTGCCGTTCGCCGCTGGCCGAGGCGGCGTTCCGGCTGGAGGCTGAGCGGCTAGGGCTGGAGGTCGAGATCGATTCTGCCGGCACGGCTGGTTGGCATTCGGGCAAGGCGCCCGATCCGCGGTCTTGTGCCGTGGCGAAGGCCAAGGGGGTCCCGATCGATCACTTGGCGGCGCGGCAGGTGACCGTGGCGGACTATCGCCGGTTCACGCACATCTTTGCGCTGGATGAGGACAACCTGACCGTGCTCCAGGCTCGCGCTCCAGCTGATGCGACAGCGGAGATCGGGCTGCTGCTGGACTGCGTGCCGGGACGTGAGGGGGAGGAAGTGGCCGATCCCTACTACGGCGACGCGGCCGGGTTCGAGGTGACCTGGCGAGATGTGAGCGAAGCCGCGCGGGCGCTGGCGGAACGGTTGCGGGGTTAGGATCCTCCCCGAGCTTGCTCGGGGAGGGGGACCGTCCGCGAAGCGGATGGTGGAGGGGGATGGCGTTTGGTCGCATGCCCCTCCGTCACGCGCCTGCGGCGCGCGCCACCTCCCCGAGCAAGCTCGAGGAGGATTTAGAGGGAAGCTACGATCTCCAGCACCTGCTCGGCATATTCCGGCCGGCAGATCAGCAGGTCGGGCAGGTAGGTGTCGGCGTTGTTGTACACCAGCGGCGAACCATCGATCCGCGAGCAATGCAGCCCATTGGCCTTGGCCACGGCAACCGGCGCGCAGTTGTCCCATTCGTACTGGCCGCCGGAGTGGAGATAGATCTCCGCTTGCCCGGTAACGACCGCCATGGCCTTGGCCCCGGCGGAGCCCATCGGCACCAGCTCGCAGCCGAGCTTCTCGGCGACAGCGACAGCCTCGGCGGCGGGCCGCGTACGACTCACCAGCATGCGCGGCGCGCCGTTGTGCGCAGCAGGCGTCACTGGCTCGCCCGAGTTTAGCACCAGGCCGCCATCGAGGCCCGGAAGGGCTACCGCGCCGATCTCAGCCACGCCGTCGATAGCCAACCCGACATGGACCGCCCAGTCGGGCCGCGCCTCGCCGTATTCGCGTGTGCCGTCGAGCGGGTCGATGATCCACACGCGCGACTTGGCCAGGCGCTCGTCAGTGTCCTTGCTCTCCTCGGAGAGCAGCCCGTCGTCGGGCCGCTCTGCAAGCAGGCGTTCGACGAGGTAGGCATTGGCCAACCGGTCGCCTTCCTGCCCGAGCGCCTTGCCCTCGAACTCACCGCGAGCACGTAGGTCGAGCAGGATGCGCCCGGCGGCTTCAGCGAGTTCGGCCGCCAGCGCGGCATCGGCCTGGCTCACAGATCGGGGGTCCAGGCGCCGATCAGGCGATTGACGATGAGTTCGGCCGCATCCTCCGGAGAGGTCTTGGTCGTGTCGATCCGGATCTCCGGGTTCACCGGCCGCTCGTAAGGACTGTCGATACCGGTGAAGTTCTTCAGCTCGCCCGAGCGGGCCTTCTTGTAGAGCCCCTTCACGTCGCGGTTTTCCGCTACTTCCAGCGGCGTATCGACGAACACCTCGATGAACTCGCCTTCGGGCAGCATTTGCCGCACCAGTTCGCGTTCGGCGCGGAACGGGCTGATGAACGCGGTGAGCACGATCAGGCCGGCATCAGTCATCAGCTTGGCGACCTCGCCCACGCGGCGGATGTTCTCGATCCGGTCGGCCTCGGTGAAGCCCAGGTCCTTGTTGAGCCCGTGGCGGACGTTGTCGCCGTCGAGCAGGAAGGTGTGGCGGCCGGTGGCGTGGAGCTTCTTTTCGACCATGTTGGCGATGGTCGACTTGCCCGAGCCCGACAGGCCGGTGAACCAAAGCACCGCAGGGCCTTGACCCTTGAGCGCCGCGTGCTGTTCACGCCCGACTTCCAGCGCCTGCCAGTGAACGTTCTGAGCCCGCCGCAAGCTGAAGTGGATCATGCCCGCCGCAACCGTGGCGTTGGTCAACTTGTCGACCAGGATGAACCCGCCGAGCTGGCGGCTCGTGGCGTAAGGTTCGAACACGATCGGCTTGTCGGTCGTGACCTCGGCCACGCCGATGGAGTTGAGCGAAAGGCTCTTCGCCGCGAGGTGTTCGAGCGAATTGACGTCGATCTCGTACTTCGGGTGAGCAACGCTGGCGCTGACGGTCTGCGTCGCCAGCTTGAGCCAGTAGCCACGGCCCGGGATCAGTGCGTCGTCGCTCATCCACACCAGCGTGGCTTCGAACTGGTCGGCGGCCTGCGGAGGATTGTCCGCTGCGGCCAGCACGTCGCCACGGCTGCAGTCGATCTCGTCGGCCAGGGTCAGCGTGACCGACTGGCCCGCGACCGCTTCGTCGAGGTCGCCACCCTGCGTGACGATCCGCGCCACGGTGCTGGTCTTGCCCGAAGGCACCACGCGCACCGCGTCACCCGGCTTGATCGTGCCCTCGGCGATCAGCCCGGCAAAGCCGCGGAAGTCGAGGTTGGGGCGGTTGACCCATTGAACCGGCATGCGGAACGCATGGCCTTGCGCCGCGGCGCTTTCGAGCTCGACCGTCTCGAGATGCTCGATCAGGCTCGGCCCGCGGTACCACGGAGTCTCGGCCGAAGGGGCCTGGGTGATGTTGTCGCCCTTGAACCCGGACAGGGGGATTGCGGTGAACCCGGCGATGCCGATCTCCTGCGCGAAGGCGTGGTAATCGGCGACGATCTTGTTGAACACTTCCTGGTCGTATCCGACCAGGTCCATCTTGTTCACTGCCAGCACGATGTGGCGGATGCCGATCAGGTGCGCCAGGTACGAGTGGCGCCGGGTCTGCACCAGCACGCCCTTGCGCGCGTCGATCAGGATCACCGCGAGGTCGGCGGTCGAAGCGCCGGTGACCATGTTGCGGGTGTACTGTTCGTGGCCCGGGGTATCGGCGACGATGAACTTGCGCTTCTCAGTCGAGAAAAAGCGATAGGCGACGTCGATGGTGATGCCCTGTTCGCGCTCGGCGGCGAGGCCATCGACGAGCAGCGCGAAGTCGATCTCCTGCCCTTGCGTGCCGACGCGCTTGCTATCGGCTTCGAGCGCGGCGAGCTGATCCTCGAAGATCATCTTGCTGTCGTAGAGCAGCCGCCCGATCAGCGTGGACTTGCCGTCATCGACACTGCCGCACGTGATGAAGCGCAGCAGGCCCTTGTTCTGGTGCAGTTCCAGATAGGCCTCGATGTCCTCGGCAATGAGGGCGTCGGTCTGGTAGATCGTTTCGGGGGAAGCCTGGTCGGCCATCGTCAAAACCTCCGCTCGCCCTGAGCCCGTCGAAGGGCCCCGGCACTGCGCTGCGGTGGTTCGACAAGCTCACCACGAACGGAAAGGGGAGAGGCCATCAGAAATAGCCCTCCTGCTTCTTCTTTTCCATGCCGGCACCGCCAGCATCCTTGTCGATCGCGCGGCCCTGGCGTTCGCTGGTGGTGGTGAGCAGCATCTCTTGCACCACTTCGGGCAAAGTCGCCGCCTCGCTCTCGACCGCGCCGGTCAGCGGATAGCAGCCGAGCGTGCGGAAGCGGATCGAGCGCATGACCGGCTCTTCGCCTGGAAGCAGCGGAAAGCGTTCGTCATCGACCATCAGCAGCAGTCCGTCGCGCTCAACGGTCGGGCGCGGGGCGGCGAGGTAGAGCGGCACGATCTCGATCCCTTCGGCCATGATGTATTGCCAGATGTCGAGCTCGGTCCAGTTGGACAGCGGGAACACGCGGATGCTCTCGCCCTTGGATTTCCGGGCGTTGTAGAGGTTCCACAGCTCGGGCCGCTGGTTCTTCGGGTCCCAGCCATGGGTCGCGGTGCGGAACGAGAAGATCCGCTCCTTGGCGCGGCTCTTTTCCTCGTCGCGCCGGGCGCCGCCGAAGGCCGCGTCGAAAGCCCACTTGTCGAGCGCTTGC
It encodes:
- a CDS encoding 3'(2'),5'-bisphosphate nucleotidase CysQ, giving the protein MSQADAALAAELAEAAGRILLDLRARGEFEGKALGQEGDRLANAYLVERLLAERPDDGLLSEESKDTDERLAKSRVWIIDPLDGTREYGEARPDWAVHVGLAIDGVAEIGAVALPGLDGGLVLNSGEPVTPAAHNGAPRMLVSRTRPAAEAVAVAEKLGCELVPMGSAGAKAMAVVTGQAEIYLHSGGQYEWDNCAPVAVAKANGLHCSRIDGSPLVYNNADTYLPDLLICRPEYAEQVLEIVASL
- a CDS encoding glycoside hydrolase family 3 C-terminal domain-containing protein; this translates as MSRANVWKMTAALSLGLSAQALMAQQTATPVVLAAATKGTPAERAAATLAQMTQDEKLTLLKGYFGTDFPPAKFEAPKAARNGSAGYVPGIPRLGIPPQWQADAGIGVATQGGAAEKRPRTALPSGLATAASWDPELAFAAGKMIGSEARADGFNVLLGGSVNLMREPRNGRNFEYTGEDPLLAGIMAGAQIAGVQSNQIISTVKHFAVNDQETDRNNGNAIVEEGALRMSDLLAFQIAIERGDPGSVMCAYNRVGGLYACEQPFLLTQVLRDEWGFPGYVMSDWGAAHSTAAAANAGLDQESGYGLQRADWFSADKLGKAVAAGEISQAQIDLMVTRILHPIYAHGLIDNPVSEGQPIDFTANRAVSQRGAEAGMVLLKNEREVLPLAATARRIAVIGGHADKGVLSGGGSSQVYPDGTNAVPGIKPTSWPGPVVFYPSSPLEELRKLLPDAQIDYAEGTADPAAAARLAAQADVVLVFGTQWASESIDVPLALGDGQDALIGAVAAANPNTVVVLQTGGPVLMPWADKVPAIVEAWYPGRAGGAAIARILTGAVNPSGHLPATFPRSLDQLPHPGDPRKGDIVYDEGAAVGYKWFDKHGHEPLFPFGHGLSYTTFEIDHLVVMPEGEGLVAMVEVTNTGKRAGAEVVQVYVSGMGWEAPRRLGGFERVELAPGETKQLDIHIDPRVLATWFTGRPGWTHGAGAYTISVGHSSRELGDSVSIELPPSFLPPAWRPAKPAP
- a CDS encoding DUF4328 domain-containing protein → MSALATARAIAALGGWVRLSLLVQAGLAGAAVIVARRFGSGFIEGSAPYGLISMLQLVAFAVTAALFLRWTYIATANAHAFRAEGLRFGPWLAVGSYFIPIANLIMPLQSMRDTWKATVEPRDWEIVRVPAVLGLWWAFWLASNIAGIAAFRLADTERYPEMGELTETLTILSDCLTLGSSLLLSAIVRKLSGLQQGRVNSDPGTVIPTRPAG
- a CDS encoding O-methyltransferase; protein product: MHFADPRAEAVFAQYDARHRQELDLSRELPRGSFGERRDEFLLPVGADAAEFLRSLAVGRKPARILELGTSYGYSTLFLADAARICGARMVSVDVDAGKQAYARDMLEQAGLAEFVEFRSGDALEVIAADEGEWGFVLLDIWKDLYLPCFEAVYPRLAEEGIIASDNMIYPEGARESVRAFREAVKAKPDLQTLLLPIGSGLELTIKWSAGNPKL
- a CDS encoding low molecular weight protein-tyrosine-phosphatase; amino-acid sequence: MSGRYAVLFVCLGNICRSPLAEAAFRLEAERLGLEVEIDSAGTAGWHSGKAPDPRSCAVAKAKGVPIDHLAARQVTVADYRRFTHIFALDEDNLTVLQARAPADATAEIGLLLDCVPGREGEEVADPYYGDAAGFEVTWRDVSEAARALAERLRG
- a CDS encoding alkaline phosphatase PhoX; protein product: MISDRRVFLRATGSAFAALAASGCLRSGFAAAADGPGGYGPLLSDPNGLIDLPQGFSYRILSSLGDAMSDGGTVPDHADGMGCFDLGGGKWALVRNHELMPNHDSGGAVGPAFDTLGDTGVPLPGGTTTLVLNAETLAVDQQHRSLSGTIRNCAGGITPWGSWMTCEENVSRADGKINKDHGFVFEVPANAPGPIDPVPLKAMGRFNHEAACVDPATGVVYETEDREDGLLYRFIPNVKGKLAEGGKLQALAIDGLPDTRNWSGVTFEPQGWHGVRWIDLDNVEAPDDDLRKRGAAAGATIFARGEGIWMGEGELYFCCTSGGAAKLGQIFRLRPQASGPDRLQLFYESTSIEQFNFGDNLTVAPGGHLVVCEDQYTEQTSNHLRWITPEGVAYPLALSRIDTEWAGACFSPDGKVLFVNLYRPAKTVAITGPWIA
- the cysN gene encoding sulfate adenylyltransferase subunit CysN, with protein sequence MADQASPETIYQTDALIAEDIEAYLELHQNKGLLRFITCGSVDDGKSTLIGRLLYDSKMIFEDQLAALEADSKRVGTQGQEIDFALLVDGLAAEREQGITIDVAYRFFSTEKRKFIVADTPGHEQYTRNMVTGASTADLAVILIDARKGVLVQTRRHSYLAHLIGIRHIVLAVNKMDLVGYDQEVFNKIVADYHAFAQEIGIAGFTAIPLSGFKGDNITQAPSAETPWYRGPSLIEHLETVELESAAAQGHAFRMPVQWVNRPNLDFRGFAGLIAEGTIKPGDAVRVVPSGKTSTVARIVTQGGDLDEAVAGQSVTLTLADEIDCSRGDVLAAADNPPQAADQFEATLVWMSDDALIPGRGYWLKLATQTVSASVAHPKYEIDVNSLEHLAAKSLSLNSIGVAEVTTDKPIVFEPYATSRQLGGFILVDKLTNATVAAGMIHFSLRRAQNVHWQALEVGREQHAALKGQGPAVLWFTGLSGSGKSTIANMVEKKLHATGRHTFLLDGDNVRHGLNKDLGFTEADRIENIRRVGEVAKLMTDAGLIVLTAFISPFRAERELVRQMLPEGEFIEVFVDTPLEVAENRDVKGLYKKARSGELKNFTGIDSPYERPVNPEIRIDTTKTSPEDAAELIVNRLIGAWTPDL
- the cysD gene encoding sulfate adenylyltransferase subunit CysD; translated protein: MPFSLHYLFRRNGRPSPLDGGQEFLPIRALANSRAKRHFASMQSLTHLSRLEAESIHIMREVVAEATNPVMLYSVGKDSAVMLHLAKKAFYPAPPPFPLLHVDTTWKFQDMYALRDKAARDAGMDLLVYHNPEAMERGINPFDHGPLHTDMWKTEGLKQALDKWAFDAAFGGARRDEEKSRAKERIFSFRTATHGWDPKNQRPELWNLYNARKSKGESIRVFPLSNWTELDIWQYIMAEGIEIVPLYLAAPRPTVERDGLLLMVDDERFPLLPGEEPVMRSIRFRTLGCYPLTGAVESEAATLPEVVQEMLLTTTSERQGRAIDKDAGGAGMEKKKQEGYF